GGATGTCGTGCAGCGAAACGGCGCCTGCCGCCAGGGCGATGAGGGCACCGAGCGCTGCGCTCCAGCCAACGCCAAGCCCCTTCGGCTGCCAGATGACCAGGATGAGGGTGAAAACGAAGACTGCAATCGCTACCAGCATGATGACCTCGTACAGTGATGATCAGCAGCAGGCAGCGTCACGAACGGGGCGACCGTCCATGTTCTGCAGGCGCAGGGTGTTCTCTGCCAACCATTGCGTGTTGGCCTGCAGTGTCGCCTGCAAGATCTCGTGTACCCAGGAGGGCAGATCCGGGTTGAGGCGGTAATACACCCATTGCCCTTGGCGGCGGTCCAGCAGCATGCCACTGCTGCGCAGCTGCGCCAGGTGGCGACTGATCTTCGGCTGGCTG
This sequence is a window from Pseudomonas maumuensis. Protein-coding genes within it:
- a CDS encoding metalloregulator ArsR/SmtB family transcription factor, producing the protein MITPPDVFKSLSDETRARASLLIASLGELCVCELMCALNDSQPKISRHLAQLRSSGMLLDRRQGQWVYYRLNPDLPSWVHEILQATLQANTQWLAENTLRLQNMDGRPVRDAACC